Proteins co-encoded in one Thermochromatium tepidum ATCC 43061 genomic window:
- a CDS encoding N-6 DNA methylase, whose translation MSVESVARYHGVVDIDYRQRYGQFFTPPLVARFMCRWLLEKGAREVFDPAFGLGAFYFAARELNPTIRFRAVEKDATVLAHFREDHPNLDDTTIVLSNADYFSVWGSKYSAIVCNPPYMRFQYFTDRHRVIPEIERHLGRRLSGYSNIASAFLLKSLHELAPSGRLAYLMPLEFLNTGYGETVKQALLDKGRLKALLRIEPEGEVFPDAITSVGIILVSDDGTHEPVKFCTVQTLDQLERNLNDLPCRSVSIEELRPADKWLRHFEEPCALDRGALQPLSMYGSFSRGIATGANEFFLLSKSDVKKWELPTSILHPCISRSSQIKQPLITDTDIERLIEMDERVLLVDLSSSQEEAVKKYIDFGEHQGFDKRYLTRMRNPWFKLESRQPAPILFGVFSRNDFKAIRNKSRAVSLTCFHCFYPNFFGARFVDHLFLYFCSSVGQRIMAREVRKYGDKLDKFEPHDLNSALVPTPEWFSRISENVIIEEVSKISRGGAASGMRGLFDDLIG comes from the coding sequence GTGTCTGTTGAAAGCGTGGCGCGCTATCATGGTGTGGTCGACATAGACTATAGACAACGATATGGACAATTCTTTACGCCACCTTTAGTCGCGAGGTTTATGTGTCGCTGGCTCTTGGAGAAAGGAGCCAGAGAGGTCTTTGATCCGGCCTTTGGCTTGGGCGCGTTCTATTTCGCCGCAAGGGAGTTGAACCCAACGATTAGATTTCGCGCCGTTGAAAAGGACGCAACGGTACTAGCGCATTTCCGGGAGGATCACCCAAACCTTGATGATACAACGATTGTTTTGAGCAACGCCGATTACTTCTCAGTGTGGGGCAGCAAATATTCTGCCATTGTCTGCAATCCGCCATATATGCGGTTTCAGTACTTTACGGACCGTCACCGAGTCATTCCGGAGATTGAAAGACACCTGGGACGAAGGCTATCCGGTTACTCGAACATTGCCTCCGCATTCCTGCTCAAGTCGCTACATGAACTCGCTCCAAGCGGGCGCTTGGCTTATCTGATGCCCCTAGAATTCTTAAATACGGGTTATGGAGAAACTGTTAAGCAGGCCCTTCTTGATAAGGGACGTCTCAAGGCTCTGTTGCGAATCGAGCCGGAGGGCGAGGTCTTTCCGGACGCGATAACCTCAGTCGGCATCATACTCGTGTCCGATGATGGGACACACGAGCCTGTCAAGTTTTGCACAGTACAAACGCTCGATCAGTTGGAGCGCAACCTAAACGATTTGCCGTGCAGGTCCGTCTCCATAGAGGAACTCAGGCCCGCGGATAAATGGTTAAGGCACTTCGAGGAGCCATGTGCTCTAGATCGAGGGGCGCTCCAGCCTCTGTCCATGTATGGCTCGTTCTCCCGGGGAATCGCGACCGGTGCAAACGAATTCTTCCTACTATCCAAGTCCGACGTGAAAAAGTGGGAATTGCCGACTTCAATTCTACACCCTTGTATTTCGCGAAGTTCTCAGATCAAACAACCCCTCATAACGGACACCGACATTGAGCGCCTTATCGAAATGGATGAACGCGTCCTTTTGGTGGATTTGTCCTCGTCTCAAGAAGAGGCTGTCAAAAAATACATTGACTTTGGGGAACACCAAGGATTTGACAAGAGGTACTTAACTCGAATGCGAAACCCTTGGTTCAAATTAGAGAGCCGACAGCCCGCCCCGATCCTGTTCGGGGTGTTCTCGCGAAATGACTTCAAGGCTATTCGCAACAAAAGTCGTGCAGTATCTCTGACCTGTTTCCACTGTTTTTACCCGAATTTTTTTGGCGCGAGATTCGTTGATCATCTTTTCCTTTACTTTTGTTCGTCTGTTGGGCAGCGAATCATGGCAAGAGAAGTGCGGAAGTATGGAGACAAGTTGGATAAGTTTGAGCCTCATGACCTAAACAGCGCGTTGGTGCCCACTCCTGAGTGGTTCTCCAGAATCTCGGAAAATGTGATTATTGAGGAAGTTTCCAAGATCAGTCGCGGGGGTGCGGCTTCGGGCATGCGGGGCTTGTTCGATGATTTGATCGGATAG
- a CDS encoding phospholipase D-like domain-containing anti-phage protein: protein MGIRRFSSRTHRLDASFLMQHLAGAKSYKRIAGYFTSSLFEVAGEALEQIPEVKIVCNVDIHPDDLKVAQLRESKMLGRWNERGLEAEALLNRERYRRLDAFLQKHGQAVRVAPDDICGFVHGKAGVITLADGRRLGFIGSMNETKSGWQRHYEILWEDESPEGVAWIEEEFDFLWNAAKPLPQAVIREVHRRGYRREVVFDEIDEDENLAPAALIESPLYREGQQLQPWQQGFLTECLRHHRLYGVVRLLLADEVGLGKTLSLATAALTLCLLSDKEAGPRRPVVIFAPATLTEQWQTEMLDKLGIPTARWDTVGKVWLDPEERVISPAGREQIAHCPLRIGIVSTGLMMRDSLEKQHLLGMRFGVVILDEAHKARTRQGFGKEAGTPNELLAFMREIAARADHVLLGTATPIQTNPADLWDLLGILHQGPGRFVLGHDLAPWHRPEDVLDILAGREEVLTLAHAWELLRSPLPRVESTSEPRARRLFSAIRQDLGLQNGEWQTNRSLADLTGETREILEEELERRIAGATFFQRENPLVRHVVLRKRQQLEETKDKDGKPLLTPVGVDVHPDRDKVTEQRAFDVLFEGKALRTSEDFRQAYGEARAFGKALARRGKGSGFMKNLMEQRICSSIHAGLATARRLLQGEAVHEEGEEQEVDLKVETGEEREVLQRLITRLERLESDPKMEAVIHFLDKEKWLELGVIIFSQYYDTAKWLADSLAARYPEEAVGLYAGAGRSRLYQRGDSVAVERETLKRMVAEHQIRVMVATDAACEGLNLQTLGTLINVDLPWNPTRLEQRIGRIKRFGQRRETVDMLNLVFEQTVDEKIYERLSERMKNRYDLFGSLPDTIKDEWIDDIETLGERLDDYINAQKTATGFDLRYTATMTPQDKEWRDCTDVLSRRDFSVLLSLAWR, encoded by the coding sequence ATGGGCATCCGGCGCTTCTCTTCGCGTACCCATCGGCTGGATGCCAGCTTCTTAATGCAGCATCTGGCCGGTGCCAAGAGCTACAAGCGCATTGCAGGCTACTTCACCAGCTCGTTGTTCGAAGTGGCGGGCGAAGCGCTGGAGCAGATTCCCGAGGTCAAGATCGTCTGCAACGTGGACATCCACCCGGACGACTTGAAGGTGGCGCAACTGCGCGAGAGCAAGATGCTGGGCCGCTGGAACGAGCGTGGCCTGGAAGCCGAGGCGCTCTTGAACCGCGAACGCTACCGGCGTCTGGATGCCTTCCTCCAGAAGCATGGACAGGCGGTGCGGGTCGCGCCCGACGACATCTGCGGCTTCGTGCATGGCAAGGCGGGTGTGATCACGCTGGCCGATGGCCGCAGGCTGGGTTTCATCGGGTCGATGAACGAGACGAAGAGCGGCTGGCAGCGCCACTACGAGATCCTGTGGGAGGACGAATCCCCGGAGGGGGTGGCGTGGATCGAGGAGGAGTTCGACTTCCTTTGGAACGCGGCAAAGCCGCTGCCCCAGGCGGTCATCCGAGAAGTGCATCGCCGCGGGTATCGTCGCGAAGTGGTCTTCGACGAGATCGATGAGGACGAGAACCTTGCGCCGGCCGCGCTGATCGAGTCCCCGCTGTACCGCGAGGGGCAGCAACTCCAGCCCTGGCAGCAAGGGTTTTTGACCGAGTGCTTGCGCCACCACCGGCTCTATGGCGTGGTGAGGCTGCTGCTGGCCGATGAGGTTGGCTTGGGCAAGACACTGTCGCTGGCCACCGCCGCGCTGACGCTGTGCCTGCTCTCGGACAAAGAGGCGGGGCCGCGTCGTCCGGTAGTGATCTTTGCCCCAGCCACGCTGACCGAGCAATGGCAGACCGAGATGCTGGACAAGCTAGGCATCCCGACCGCCCGGTGGGATACCGTGGGCAAGGTCTGGCTGGACCCGGAGGAGCGAGTCATTTCCCCTGCGGGGCGCGAGCAGATCGCCCATTGCCCGCTGCGCATCGGCATCGTCTCCACCGGACTGATGATGCGCGATTCGCTGGAAAAGCAGCACCTGCTCGGTATGCGCTTCGGCGTCGTCATTCTGGATGAAGCGCACAAAGCCAGAACGCGCCAGGGCTTCGGCAAGGAAGCTGGAACGCCGAATGAGCTGCTGGCCTTCATGCGCGAGATCGCCGCGCGGGCGGACCATGTGCTGTTGGGAACAGCCACGCCGATTCAGACCAACCCTGCCGATCTGTGGGATTTGCTGGGCATCTTGCATCAAGGCCCGGGACGCTTCGTGCTGGGTCATGACCTTGCGCCGTGGCACCGGCCAGAAGACGTGCTCGACATCCTGGCGGGCCGTGAGGAAGTGCTGACCCTCGCCCATGCCTGGGAATTGCTGCGCTCGCCGCTGCCGCGCGTCGAGTCCACCAGCGAGCCACGTGCCCGTAGGCTTTTCTCAGCGATCCGGCAAGACTTGGGTTTGCAGAACGGCGAATGGCAAACCAACCGTTCGCTTGCAGACTTGACGGGGGAGACGCGGGAGATTCTGGAAGAGGAGTTAGAACGCCGCATTGCTGGCGCCACCTTTTTTCAGCGCGAGAACCCTCTGGTGCGCCATGTCGTGCTGCGCAAGCGCCAGCAGCTCGAGGAAACGAAGGACAAGGATGGCAAACCCTTGTTGACCCCCGTGGGTGTGGATGTTCATCCAGACCGCGACAAGGTCACGGAGCAGCGCGCCTTCGACGTGTTGTTCGAAGGCAAGGCGCTGCGCACCTCGGAGGACTTCCGCCAGGCTTATGGCGAAGCCCGCGCTTTCGGCAAGGCCCTGGCCAGGCGCGGCAAGGGCAGCGGCTTCATGAAGAACCTGATGGAGCAGCGAATCTGCTCCAGCATCCATGCGGGCTTGGCAACCGCACGGCGCTTGCTGCAAGGCGAGGCCGTGCATGAAGAAGGCGAAGAGCAGGAAGTTGATCTCAAAGTCGAGACGGGTGAGGAACGCGAGGTGCTGCAACGTCTGATTACCCGACTCGAGCGGTTGGAATCCGACCCGAAGATGGAGGCCGTCATCCACTTTCTCGACAAGGAGAAGTGGCTGGAATTAGGCGTCATCATCTTCAGCCAGTACTACGACACCGCGAAGTGGCTGGCGGACTCGCTGGCGGCCCGCTATCCCGAAGAGGCGGTCGGCCTGTACGCGGGCGCGGGCCGCAGCCGCCTGTATCAGCGCGGCGACAGCGTGGCCGTCGAACGGGAGACGCTCAAGCGCATGGTGGCCGAGCACCAGATTCGCGTCATGGTGGCCACCGACGCCGCGTGCGAAGGCTTGAACCTGCAAACCCTCGGCACGTTGATCAATGTCGATCTGCCGTGGAACCCGACGCGGCTTGAACAGCGCATCGGACGGATCAAGCGCTTCGGCCAGAGGCGCGAGACGGTTGACATGCTCAACCTGGTGTTCGAGCAGACCGTGGACGAAAAGATCTACGAGCGCTTGTCGGAGCGCATGAAAAACCGCTACGACCTCTTCGGATCGCTGCCAGACACCATCAAGGACGAGTGGATCGATGACATCGAAACGCTCGGCGAGAGGCTGGACGACTACATCAACGCGCAGAAGACGGCGACTGGATTTGACCTGCGCTACACGGCAACGATGACGCCTCAGGACAAAGAATGGCGCGACTGCACGGATGTGTTGTCGAGACGCGATTTCTCTGTGCTGTTGAGCTTGGCTTGGCGCTGA
- a CDS encoding anti-phage-associated DUF1156 domain-containing protein, giving the protein MHAQTRPTLSPLSLKDAPALIETVFPAQKVSFEAQRERKAGPAQTLTGLGSYWKGRKPLILVRAIVLGSLLPPTDDPEADLAVFEALLAFDEEGLARRALAANAISPSEIAARIRLDDPWDYFKATIKRSDVTGGDIRWMPFPLDVDAEGISLRWKRDLSDDDRLVIYRKVLATLESYEAKAALCKRPEEVDQDWLFAPVWPKVNRHYAHLGLDAHSFPELIEQLGILRYGRRPRVGDTFCGGGSIPFEAARLGCDVYASDLNPVACMLTWGALNIIGASPERRAEIEKAQREVAQAVDAEITRLGIEHDEHGNRAKAYLYCLETRCPETGWWVPLAPSWVISPKQGVIAKLVPNPALKRFDIQVITGASAKAIAAAEHGTVQDGDMVYELDGKTYRTPIKTLRGDYRLPDGTAGNRLRRWEKGDFKPRPDDIFQERLYCIQWIKKETLDAARQETFFAAPTAADQERERKVEAIVAEKLARWQAKGLVPDMAIEPGDKTDEPIRTRGWTHWHHLFNARQLLLQALMLKHWRASDAAPLGWLNVAKAADFNSKLCRWLQYQGGGLGGPTSTYYNQALNTLFNYASRAWLGFGRASFKTAQEVMPITKFEVRTESASSTTTHCELWITDPPYADAVNYHEITEFFIAWLRKNPPKPFDEWVWDSRRALAIKGSGEDFRRGMVAAYRAMAEHMPDNGLQCVMFTHQDTGVWGDLIGIFWAAGLQVVAAWYIATETTSELKKGGYVQGTVILMLKKRPPGERPGFKQRLLPAVRQEVARQIETMMHLNEQVAAHHGEPVWSDADLQMAGYAAALKVLTAYTHIGGEDVTTFALRPRARGEVTVVDEIVQQAAETASSLLVPEGLAADTWAKLTGIERFYCRMLDMESAGAQKLDNYQNFAKAFRVEDYSPVMGDMRPNHARLKRVTEFASRDLTESTEIGATRLGRLIIALQQLLKDTEPQVIVDQLRHEMADFLEARPLLVNLLAFLERKSSEAEVRNAAEVLGARLKNLRFGE; this is encoded by the coding sequence ATGCACGCACAAACAAGACCCACCCTCTCCCCTCTGTCGCTGAAAGATGCCCCCGCGCTGATCGAGACGGTATTCCCCGCGCAGAAGGTCTCGTTCGAGGCGCAGCGCGAGCGTAAGGCTGGTCCCGCGCAAACGCTGACGGGGCTGGGCTCTTACTGGAAGGGCAGGAAACCCCTGATCCTGGTGCGGGCCATCGTGCTGGGTAGCCTCTTACCCCCCACCGATGACCCCGAAGCCGATCTCGCGGTGTTCGAAGCGCTGCTGGCCTTCGATGAGGAGGGGCTGGCGCGGCGAGCGCTTGCAGCCAATGCCATATCGCCATCCGAAATCGCTGCGCGTATCCGGCTCGATGACCCTTGGGACTATTTCAAGGCAACCATCAAGAGGAGCGATGTCACGGGGGGTGATATCCGCTGGATGCCGTTCCCCCTGGATGTGGATGCCGAGGGCATCTCGCTGCGGTGGAAGCGCGATCTGAGCGATGACGACAGGCTGGTGATCTATCGCAAGGTTCTGGCCACCCTCGAAAGCTACGAAGCCAAGGCCGCCCTGTGCAAGCGCCCCGAAGAAGTCGATCAAGACTGGCTTTTTGCTCCGGTGTGGCCCAAGGTCAACCGCCACTACGCGCACCTGGGGCTGGATGCGCATTCGTTCCCGGAGCTCATCGAGCAACTGGGTATCCTGCGCTACGGCCGTCGCCCGCGCGTGGGCGATACCTTCTGCGGCGGCGGCTCCATTCCCTTCGAGGCGGCGCGGCTGGGGTGCGATGTCTATGCCTCGGACTTGAACCCCGTGGCCTGCATGCTCACCTGGGGGGCGCTCAATATCATCGGTGCCAGCCCTGAACGGCGGGCCGAAATTGAAAAGGCGCAGCGCGAAGTCGCTCAGGCGGTGGATGCGGAAATCACCCGTCTGGGGATCGAACATGACGAACACGGCAACCGCGCCAAGGCGTATCTGTATTGCCTGGAGACGCGCTGCCCGGAAACCGGCTGGTGGGTGCCGCTCGCCCCTAGTTGGGTGATCTCCCCCAAGCAAGGCGTCATCGCCAAGCTGGTACCGAACCCTGCCCTGAAGCGTTTTGACATCCAAGTCATTACCGGCGCTTCTGCGAAGGCGATAGCCGCCGCCGAGCACGGCACGGTGCAGGACGGCGACATGGTCTATGAACTCGACGGCAAGACCTACCGCACGCCGATCAAGACTCTGCGGGGCGACTACCGGCTGCCCGATGGCACGGCGGGCAACCGCCTGCGCCGCTGGGAAAAGGGCGACTTCAAGCCGCGTCCCGACGACATCTTCCAGGAGCGGCTCTACTGCATCCAGTGGATCAAGAAGGAAACGCTCGATGCTGCCCGGCAGGAGACCTTCTTCGCCGCCCCCACGGCAGCAGACCAGGAACGCGAGCGCAAGGTCGAGGCAATCGTGGCCGAGAAACTCGCCCGCTGGCAGGCCAAAGGCCTGGTGCCGGACATGGCCATCGAGCCGGGGGACAAGACCGACGAGCCGATCCGGACGCGCGGCTGGACGCATTGGCATCACTTGTTCAATGCGCGGCAGTTGCTGCTGCAAGCGCTGATGCTCAAGCACTGGCGCGCTTCCGATGCAGCCCCGCTCGGGTGGCTCAATGTGGCCAAGGCGGCGGACTTCAACTCGAAGTTGTGTCGGTGGTTGCAATATCAGGGAGGTGGTTTGGGCGGTCCTACTAGCACTTATTACAACCAAGCGCTTAACACCCTATTTAACTATGCCTCTCGGGCCTGGCTGGGATTCGGACGTGCTTCGTTTAAGACCGCACAAGAGGTTATGCCAATAACGAAGTTCGAAGTTCGAACGGAGTCGGCATCAAGTACGACCACTCACTGTGAACTCTGGATTACCGATCCTCCCTACGCCGATGCCGTCAACTACCACGAGATCACCGAGTTCTTCATCGCCTGGCTGCGCAAGAACCCGCCCAAGCCGTTCGACGAATGGGTGTGGGATTCGCGCCGGGCGCTGGCGATCAAGGGCTCTGGCGAAGACTTCCGCCGTGGCATGGTGGCCGCCTACCGGGCGATGGCCGAGCACATGCCCGACAACGGCCTGCAATGCGTGATGTTCACCCACCAGGACACCGGGGTGTGGGGCGACCTGATCGGCATCTTCTGGGCGGCGGGCCTGCAAGTGGTGGCCGCCTGGTATATCGCCACCGAGACCACTTCGGAGCTCAAGAAAGGCGGCTATGTCCAGGGCACGGTGATCCTGATGCTCAAGAAGCGCCCGCCCGGCGAGCGGCCCGGCTTCAAGCAGCGCCTGTTGCCCGCGGTGCGGCAGGAGGTGGCGCGGCAGATCGAGACCATGATGCACCTGAACGAGCAGGTGGCTGCACACCACGGCGAGCCGGTGTGGAGCGACGCCGACCTGCAGATGGCGGGCTATGCAGCGGCATTGAAGGTACTCACTGCCTACACCCACATCGGCGGCGAGGACGTCACCACCTTCGCGCTGCGCCCGCGTGCCCGCGGGGAAGTGACCGTCGTCGATGAAATCGTCCAACAGGCGGCCGAAACGGCGTCCAGCCTCCTCGTGCCCGAAGGGCTGGCGGCGGACACCTGGGCCAAGCTCACCGGCATCGAACGCTTCTATTGCCGCATGCTGGACATGGAGTCGGCGGGCGCACAGAAGCTCGACAACTACCAGAACTTCGCCAAAGCCTTCCGTGTGGAGGACTACAGCCCCGTGATGGGCGACATGCGGCCCAACCACGCACGGCTCAAGCGGGTGACTGAGTTCGCCTCCCGCGATTTGACCGAGTCCACCGAGATCGGTGCCACCCGACTGGGGCGCCTGATCATCGCCTTGCAGCAACTGCTGAAGGACACCGAGCCGCAGGTCATCGTCGACCAGCTCAGGCACGAGATGGCCGACTTCCTGGAGGCGCGTCCGCTCCTGGTGAACCTGCTGGCCTTCCTCGAGCGCAAGTCGTCGGAAGCCGAGGTGCGCAACGCCGCCGAAGTGCTGGGTGCGCGCCTCAAGAACCTGCGCTTCGGCGAGTGA
- a CDS encoding PIN domain-containing protein: protein MPKRTYIDTCLLLAAFRGEGELGQRAFSVLDDPERALVVSDAVRLEALPKARYHKQQQELAFFEAVFGQAENVAWNSLALQQAQSIAESHGIAAMDAIHVAHAIAAGVDEFISAEKPTKPMFRVQSIPMRSIREA, encoded by the coding sequence ATGCCTAAGCGTACTTACATCGACACCTGTCTGTTGCTTGCAGCCTTCAGGGGTGAAGGTGAGCTTGGGCAGCGAGCATTCAGCGTGCTCGATGACCCGGAGCGTGCCTTAGTTGTCAGCGACGCAGTCCGACTGGAGGCGCTGCCAAAGGCGCGGTATCACAAACAGCAACAAGAGCTTGCGTTTTTTGAAGCGGTATTCGGTCAGGCCGAAAACGTGGCATGGAATAGCTTGGCCTTGCAACAGGCGCAAAGCATCGCCGAAAGCCATGGCATCGCTGCCATGGATGCCATCCACGTGGCCCATGCGATCGCGGCGGGTGTGGATGAGTTCATCAGCGCAGAGAAACCAACGAAACCCATGTTTCGCGTGCAAAGCATCCCCATGCGCTCGATCCGGGAAGCCTGA
- a CDS encoding TIGR04255 family protein — translation MNPLPRRLKKEPLIEVVWQVQFEGEQGMGDVLPGVLYTELKKTHSALRSRRLPSADIPAPVAQIDPNLRFAPKMLMEEPGGSFIWQVGDRVITLNCRTPYVGWDKFMDATEALTRIAEGSRLIPSPQHHSLRYIDLLKDDLAADLAVLKLVMKLGDREINSRVQMRVEIPDADCLHIVQIANPAQAHLAGEQVTGSIIDLETLPANAPSNWDTLRAQLGLLHDRSKALFFGQILTTETIQKLEPEY, via the coding sequence ATGAACCCGCTTCCTAGACGTCTGAAAAAAGAACCGCTTATCGAGGTGGTCTGGCAGGTACAGTTCGAAGGTGAGCAGGGAATGGGTGACGTCCTGCCCGGTGTTCTGTACACCGAACTGAAGAAAACCCACTCTGCGCTCCGGTCACGTCGTCTGCCCTCTGCGGACATTCCGGCGCCGGTCGCACAGATCGATCCCAATCTACGATTCGCGCCAAAGATGCTGATGGAAGAGCCTGGCGGGTCGTTTATCTGGCAAGTCGGCGATCGCGTGATCACCCTTAACTGCCGAACACCCTACGTTGGTTGGGACAAGTTCATGGATGCCACGGAGGCGCTGACGCGGATCGCCGAAGGCAGTCGGCTCATTCCCAGCCCACAGCACCATTCGCTGCGCTATATCGATCTGCTGAAGGACGATTTGGCCGCCGATCTCGCTGTGCTAAAACTTGTCATGAAACTTGGCGACCGTGAAATCAACAGTCGCGTGCAGATGCGTGTGGAAATTCCAGACGCCGATTGTTTGCATATCGTTCAAATCGCCAATCCGGCGCAGGCACATCTCGCCGGAGAGCAAGTGACCGGTTCCATCATCGACCTTGAAACGCTGCCGGCGAACGCGCCAAGCAACTGGGATACCCTGCGTGCACAACTCGGTCTGTTGCATGACCGCTCAAAGGCATTGTTCTTTGGTCAGATATTGACGACCGAGACGATCCAGAAACTAGAGCCGGAGTACTGA
- a CDS encoding anti-phage-associated DUF3780 domain-containing protein — protein MALPKAAANTESSKARAQVPHTLGFGVPATSDPHHFKVVIPRSSTGKVQISEYLGLQSASAETAVIDRVLLDRPRWTAIRAEVQRAFNARLAAHGLKSGAWKVGDNPVDRLLGKELCVLAWAVEQMDTEKIPVAVRNWLALRPEERWWLFGMTAMSTGGVMDAGKGWRAALKHALGDVAQSDLLAPRARRSSRGKDDIRPSLDLFGDEMS, from the coding sequence ATGGCGTTGCCCAAGGCCGCAGCCAATACCGAATCATCCAAGGCGCGCGCGCAAGTGCCGCACACGCTGGGCTTCGGTGTGCCTGCGACCTCGGACCCGCATCACTTCAAGGTCGTCATCCCCAGGAGCAGCACCGGCAAGGTGCAGATCAGCGAGTACCTCGGGCTGCAATCGGCCTCGGCGGAGACTGCGGTGATCGACCGCGTCTTGCTCGACCGGCCGCGCTGGACGGCCATCCGCGCCGAGGTGCAACGCGCCTTCAACGCGCGTCTGGCTGCGCACGGCTTGAAGTCTGGTGCATGGAAAGTCGGCGACAACCCAGTGGACCGCCTTCTCGGCAAGGAACTGTGCGTGCTGGCGTGGGCGGTTGAACAAATGGACACGGAGAAGATTCCGGTCGCCGTTCGCAACTGGCTGGCGCTGCGCCCGGAAGAACGCTGGTGGCTCTTCGGCATGACGGCCATGAGCACAGGCGGGGTGATGGATGCGGGCAAGGGCTGGCGTGCCGCCCTGAAACATGCCTTGGGCGACGTGGCGCAAAGCGACTTGCTCGCCCCCCGCGCGCGCCGCAGCAGCCGTGGCAAGGACGACATTCGTCCCTCGCTTGACCTATTCGGGGACGAGATGTCATGA